A window from Streptomyces sp. NBC_00299 encodes these proteins:
- a CDS encoding ABC transporter substrate-binding protein, protein MRTSTSSRNRTTRAVRAAAAVCAGALALSLTACGGDDNDSGNEQGGSGQETADTVTLPKLNGKSLEVAAVWTGAEQENFKKVLAEFEKRTGAKVTFVPAQDPIINFLGSKVAGGQPPDIAMLPQPGAIKQAVDKKWAKPLGAEAIKELQENYSQGWQDIGKVDSKQYGVYYKAANKSLIWYNAQVFENAGATEPKTWDELLTTAQTVYDSGVTPFSVGGAEGWTLTDWFENVYLSQAGPEKYDQLARHEIKWTDPSVKDALTTLAQVWGKKDYVAGGADGALQTDFPASVTQVFTGGDQPKAAMVYEGDFAQVNITQAKAKVGTDAKVFPFPTVGDTAPVVSGGDAAVILQDSEAAQALATFLASPDAATIQAKLGGYLSPNKNVPNSAYPNEVQQKIAKALIDSGDDFRFDMSDQAPQAFGGTPGKGEWKALQDFLKNPSDVAGTQQKLEADAAAAFGN, encoded by the coding sequence ATGCGCACCAGCACGAGCAGCAGGAACCGGACAACCAGGGCCGTCAGGGCCGCGGCGGCCGTATGCGCGGGCGCCCTCGCACTCTCGCTCACCGCATGCGGAGGCGACGACAACGACAGTGGCAACGAACAGGGCGGATCCGGCCAGGAGACCGCCGACACCGTCACCCTTCCCAAACTGAACGGCAAGTCCCTCGAGGTCGCCGCCGTGTGGACCGGTGCCGAGCAGGAGAACTTCAAGAAGGTCCTCGCGGAGTTCGAGAAGCGCACCGGCGCGAAGGTCACCTTCGTGCCGGCCCAGGACCCGATCATCAACTTCCTCGGCTCGAAGGTCGCGGGCGGCCAGCCGCCGGACATCGCGATGCTTCCGCAGCCCGGCGCCATCAAGCAGGCCGTCGACAAGAAGTGGGCCAAGCCGCTGGGCGCCGAGGCGATCAAGGAGCTCCAGGAGAACTACTCGCAGGGCTGGCAGGACATCGGCAAGGTCGACAGCAAGCAGTACGGCGTCTACTACAAGGCCGCCAACAAGTCCCTGATCTGGTACAACGCCCAGGTCTTCGAGAACGCGGGCGCCACCGAGCCCAAGACGTGGGACGAGCTGCTCACCACCGCGCAGACCGTCTACGACTCCGGCGTGACACCGTTCTCGGTCGGCGGCGCGGAGGGCTGGACCCTCACCGACTGGTTCGAGAACGTCTACCTCTCGCAGGCGGGCCCGGAGAAGTACGACCAGCTGGCCAGGCACGAGATCAAGTGGACCGACCCGTCCGTGAAGGACGCGCTCACCACGCTCGCCCAGGTGTGGGGCAAGAAGGACTATGTGGCGGGCGGCGCGGACGGTGCGCTGCAGACGGACTTCCCGGCCTCCGTCACGCAGGTCTTCACCGGCGGCGACCAGCCGAAGGCCGCCATGGTCTACGAGGGCGACTTCGCGCAGGTCAACATCACGCAGGCCAAGGCGAAGGTCGGCACGGACGCGAAGGTGTTCCCGTTCCCGACCGTGGGTGACACCGCACCCGTCGTCTCCGGCGGCGACGCGGCCGTCATCCTGCAGGACTCCGAGGCCGCGCAGGCCCTGGCCACCTTCCTGGCCTCCCCGGACGCGGCGACCATCCAGGCGAAGCTGGGCGGTTACCTCTCGCCGAACAAGAACGTCCCCAACTCGGCGTATCCGAACGAGGTGCAGCAGAAGATCGCCAAGGCCCTGATCGACTCGGGTGACGACTTCCGCTTCGACATGTCCGACCAGGCCCCGCAGGCCTTCGGCGGCACGCCCGGCAAGGGCGAGTGGAAGGCGCTTCAGGACTTCCTGAAGAACCCGTCGGACGTCGCGGGCACACAGCAGAAGCTGGAAGCCGACGCGGCCGCGGCCTTCGGAAACTGA
- a CDS encoding FHA domain-containing protein has translation MQIRLTVVDPLAPPAPARGRAASCDVLVTAPAGTALAAVASALASAVSGGDGPVVLYAGAERLDDRRSTLGEPPLIDGAVLSLGAPAAPEPHPELDDAPTQLHVVAGPDAGGVHLLHGGEIRIGRSAEADVPLDDPDVSRLHCAVTVAADGRVSVADLGSTNGTTLDGTRLTTRPVRFVPGALLRIGESALRLAPAGGPGARVRTEPDGEGHTRVPAGGDREVDGPAAPARGDAAVPHARVADGSDTDALSGGRPTAQEHGAVEPPVVPVQGGAPRIERHGAAQPPLPGPRGGDTHGAGFGVDTIDGRQGEEDARDLFPGDASPTADETGLTDGTAAGGTRKGTPLRGTDVPPGVRRRGGLTAWARRLAGGRGEQDAVRRDAYDADGPGEATGLPSTTNRSRLPEAWPDPASLLLTALGPGPRLWERSPAHPEALTVRLGTADRAAPDGSGLLPAVPVTADLREVGALGLAGPRERLAGLARAVVAQLAALHSPDALEVVLLSADRSRTLEERTAEWAWLGWLPHVRPGHGQDCRLLLAYDREQATVRTEELLRRLEDLTAQPRGAGAAAVPDGQVPAQRAARRPSWAQDDVPGAGADGFPGPYTVVVVDGDPGGADVREAVARLALEGPRAGIHVVCLAETASASPASPVTETYEAACTVAPVFRECGAVGLLSGDVATALRLMRVARGGSPEQGAVGRETAAAHGTVGSAPGGHDTGGDSQAGPGAAGPTAPAATPHGPIGHGTVAAVDAVSLAWAERFARALAPLRTEGTVGEGHARVSVPLPQAARLLDELGLARATPASLMARWADAADDPQALGGRACAVLGAGPRGPVGADLGADGPHLLIEGPPGSGRTELLRAVVASLAAAERPDRLGVVLIDGRDSVGGGGGQAEGLRACTDIPHVTTHLTANDPVRMREFAQSLSAELKRRAELLGRSDFAEWHTGRALSGRMVAQRAAGAGSGAADLTGDLDAPSSSTIRLRPGAARRQAEAVPPLPRLVVVVDDLDALVSPALGSPGRPAAGSVIRALEAVAREGERLGVHLVAAAAIGGRTAESEPARLATLRVTLDAVTAGPDEPAPGRGRLTWADGRAVPFQGGRVTGRIPRTATLRPTVVPLEWHRMGDPPARRPVRELGNGPTDLALLASAVERAAREVAATEVPSLL, from the coding sequence ATGCAGATCCGGCTGACCGTCGTAGACCCACTGGCCCCGCCTGCCCCGGCGCGTGGCCGCGCCGCGAGCTGCGACGTGCTGGTGACGGCACCAGCGGGCACGGCCCTGGCCGCGGTGGCCTCGGCACTCGCCTCGGCGGTGTCCGGGGGCGACGGCCCGGTCGTGCTGTACGCGGGCGCGGAGCGCCTCGACGACCGGCGCAGCACTCTCGGCGAGCCCCCGCTGATAGACGGCGCCGTGCTCTCCCTCGGCGCCCCGGCGGCGCCCGAGCCCCACCCCGAGCTGGACGACGCCCCGACCCAGCTCCATGTCGTGGCGGGCCCCGACGCGGGCGGGGTGCACCTGCTGCACGGCGGCGAGATCCGCATCGGCCGCTCCGCCGAGGCCGACGTACCGCTCGACGACCCGGACGTCTCCCGGCTGCACTGCGCGGTCACGGTCGCCGCCGACGGCCGCGTCTCGGTCGCGGACCTCGGCTCCACCAACGGCACGACGCTGGACGGCACCAGGCTGACCACCCGCCCGGTGCGCTTCGTACCGGGCGCGCTGCTGCGGATCGGCGAATCGGCCCTGCGGCTGGCTCCGGCCGGCGGCCCGGGGGCACGGGTGCGGACCGAGCCGGACGGGGAGGGGCACACCCGCGTGCCCGCCGGGGGCGACCGCGAGGTCGACGGCCCGGCGGCACCCGCGCGGGGTGACGCGGCAGTGCCTCACGCACGCGTGGCGGACGGAAGCGACACGGACGCCCTCTCCGGAGGACGGCCGACCGCTCAGGAGCACGGCGCCGTCGAGCCGCCGGTCGTGCCCGTCCAGGGCGGGGCACCGCGCATCGAGCGGCACGGCGCGGCGCAGCCGCCGCTCCCGGGACCGCGCGGAGGCGACACGCACGGCGCGGGCTTCGGCGTGGACACGATCGACGGACGTCAAGGCGAGGAAGACGCCCGGGACTTGTTCCCCGGTGATGCATCCCCCACGGCCGACGAGACCGGGCTCACCGACGGCACAGCCGCCGGCGGTACCCGCAAGGGCACCCCGCTGCGGGGCACCGACGTCCCGCCGGGCGTGCGCAGGCGCGGCGGTCTCACGGCATGGGCGCGGCGGCTGGCCGGCGGGCGCGGCGAGCAGGACGCGGTCCGGCGCGACGCGTACGACGCCGACGGGCCGGGCGAGGCGACCGGCCTCCCCTCGACGACGAACCGCTCCCGACTGCCGGAGGCCTGGCCGGACCCGGCGTCCCTGCTGCTGACCGCGCTCGGGCCCGGGCCCCGGCTGTGGGAGCGCTCACCGGCTCATCCGGAGGCCCTCACGGTGCGGCTCGGCACGGCCGACCGTGCGGCGCCCGACGGCTCGGGGCTGCTGCCCGCCGTGCCGGTGACCGCCGATCTGCGGGAGGTCGGGGCGCTGGGCCTGGCCGGTCCGCGCGAGCGGCTCGCCGGGCTGGCCCGCGCGGTGGTCGCCCAACTCGCCGCGCTGCACTCGCCCGACGCCCTGGAGGTGGTCCTGCTCAGCGCGGACCGCTCCCGCACGCTGGAGGAGCGCACCGCCGAGTGGGCGTGGCTGGGCTGGCTCCCGCATGTCCGCCCCGGGCACGGCCAGGACTGCCGCCTGCTGCTGGCCTACGACCGCGAACAGGCGACGGTCCGCACCGAGGAGTTGCTGCGCCGGCTGGAGGACCTGACGGCGCAGCCGCGCGGTGCGGGCGCCGCAGCCGTGCCGGACGGGCAGGTGCCGGCGCAGCGTGCCGCTCGGCGGCCCTCGTGGGCACAGGACGACGTGCCCGGCGCGGGGGCGGACGGGTTCCCCGGGCCGTACACCGTGGTCGTCGTGGACGGCGATCCCGGAGGCGCCGATGTGCGCGAGGCGGTGGCGCGGCTGGCGTTGGAGGGGCCGCGGGCCGGGATCCACGTGGTGTGCCTCGCCGAGACGGCTTCGGCGTCGCCCGCGTCGCCGGTGACGGAGACCTACGAAGCGGCGTGCACGGTGGCGCCGGTGTTCCGGGAGTGCGGGGCGGTCGGGCTGCTCAGCGGAGACGTGGCGACAGCGCTGCGGCTGATGCGGGTGGCGCGGGGCGGGTCGCCCGAACAGGGCGCCGTCGGACGCGAGACCGCCGCGGCTCACGGCACGGTCGGCAGTGCCCCGGGCGGACACGACACGGGCGGCGACAGCCAGGCAGGGCCCGGCGCCGCCGGCCCCACGGCCCCCGCAGCCACCCCCCACGGCCCCATCGGGCACGGCACCGTCGCCGCGGTGGACGCCGTCTCCCTCGCCTGGGCGGAGCGGTTCGCACGGGCCCTGGCGCCGTTGCGGACGGAAGGGACCGTCGGGGAGGGGCACGCACGCGTGTCCGTGCCGTTGCCTCAGGCGGCGCGGCTGCTCGACGAGTTGGGGCTGGCCCGGGCCACCCCGGCGTCGCTGATGGCGCGGTGGGCCGACGCGGCCGACGACCCTCAGGCCCTCGGCGGGCGGGCGTGTGCCGTGCTCGGCGCCGGGCCGCGCGGGCCGGTCGGCGCGGACCTCGGCGCCGACGGACCGCACCTGCTGATCGAGGGCCCGCCCGGCAGCGGGCGTACGGAGTTGCTGCGGGCCGTCGTCGCGTCGCTCGCCGCGGCCGAGCGGCCGGACCGGCTGGGCGTCGTGCTGATCGACGGCCGGGACAGCGTCGGCGGGGGCGGCGGGCAGGCCGAGGGGCTGCGGGCGTGCACGGACATACCGCATGTGACCACCCACCTGACCGCCAACGACCCCGTCCGCATGCGGGAGTTCGCCCAGTCGCTCAGCGCCGAGCTGAAGCGGCGCGCGGAGCTCCTCGGGCGGTCCGACTTCGCCGAGTGGCACACCGGGCGTGCGCTGTCGGGCCGGATGGTGGCACAGCGCGCGGCGGGGGCCGGTTCCGGTGCCGCCGACCTGACGGGGGATCTGGACGCGCCGTCCAGTTCCACGATCCGGCTGCGGCCGGGGGCGGCCCGTCGGCAGGCCGAGGCCGTGCCGCCGCTGCCCCGGCTCGTGGTGGTCGTGGACGACCTGGACGCGCTGGTCTCGCCCGCACTGGGATCGCCGGGCCGGCCGGCGGCGGGCTCGGTGATACGCGCGCTGGAGGCGGTGGCCCGCGAGGGCGAGCGGCTCGGCGTGCATCTGGTGGCCGCGGCGGCCATCGGTGGCCGTACGGCGGAGTCGGAGCCGGCGCGACTGGCGACGCTGCGGGTGACGCTGGACGCGGTGACGGCGGGCCCGGACGAACCGGCGCCGGGGCGGGGGCGGCTGACCTGGGCGGACGGCAGAGCGGTGCCGTTCCAGGGCGGGCGGGTCACGGGACGTATCCCGCGGACGGCGACGCTGCGGCCCACTGTCGTGCCGCTGGAGTGGCACCGCATGGGCGATCCGCCGGCCCGCCGCCCGGTCCGCGAGCTGGGGAACGGGCCTACGGACCTGGCGCTGCTGGCCAGCGCGGTGGAGAGGGCGGCGCGGGAGGTCGCGGCGACCGAGGTGCCCTCGCTCCTGTGA
- a CDS encoding serine/threonine-protein kinase encodes MRPVGSKYFLEEPLGRGATGTVWRARQRETAGAEAAVQGQPGETVAIKVLKEELASDADIVMRFLRERSVLLRLTHPNIVRVRDLVVEGELLALVMDLVDGPDLHRYLRENGPFTPVAASLLTAQIADALACSHADGVVHRDLKPANVLLQQNGGQMHPMLTDFGIARLADSPGLTRTHEFVGTPAYIAPESAEGRPQTSAVDIYGAGILLYELLTGRPPFGGGSALEVLHQHLSAEPRRPSTVPDPLWTVIERCLRKNPDERPSAENLARGLRVVAEGIGVHANSAQIAAAEGVAALLAPDPAPAAVPGSADPTQVLQHGAAPGAYDPNGATSVLPHTGAPGMPGAADPTAVLPNTGGPGGRGAADPTAVMPPVPPGQPGQPGPEDPHPWQNQLRAARDRNEQTQVQYLDPSQDPLRRRPQRQVARPQQQPQQPQQQRPPQGRQQGYGHPQQHQPQQYAPQRQPQQQPQRYAPPPTPEPQRPQREPRQPRQRSANPMRIPGLGCLKGCLFTIIILFVAGWLVWELSPLQEWIGTGKGYWEQLSDWFSTVSGWIGDLGGSGGGSGTN; translated from the coding sequence GTGCGGCCGGTAGGCAGCAAGTACTTCCTCGAGGAGCCGCTGGGTCGCGGCGCCACGGGGACCGTCTGGCGAGCCCGCCAGCGGGAGACCGCGGGCGCCGAGGCCGCGGTGCAGGGGCAGCCCGGCGAGACCGTCGCGATCAAGGTCCTCAAGGAGGAGCTCGCCAGCGACGCGGACATCGTCATGCGGTTCCTGCGGGAGCGGTCCGTCCTGCTCCGGCTGACCCACCCGAACATCGTCCGGGTCCGTGACCTGGTCGTCGAGGGTGAGCTGCTGGCCCTGGTCATGGACCTCGTCGACGGCCCCGACCTGCACCGCTACCTGCGCGAGAACGGCCCCTTCACCCCGGTCGCCGCGTCCCTGCTCACCGCGCAGATCGCCGACGCGCTGGCCTGCAGCCACGCCGACGGCGTCGTCCACCGCGACCTCAAGCCCGCCAACGTCCTGCTCCAGCAGAACGGCGGCCAGATGCACCCGATGCTGACCGACTTCGGCATCGCCCGCCTCGCCGACTCCCCGGGCCTGACCCGCACCCACGAGTTCGTCGGCACGCCCGCGTACATCGCGCCCGAGTCCGCCGAGGGCCGCCCGCAGACGTCCGCCGTCGACATCTACGGCGCCGGAATCCTCCTCTACGAGCTGCTCACCGGCCGTCCCCCCTTCGGCGGCGGCTCCGCCCTGGAAGTCCTGCACCAGCACCTGAGCGCCGAGCCGCGCCGCCCGTCCACGGTCCCCGACCCGCTGTGGACCGTCATAGAACGCTGTCTGCGCAAGAACCCCGACGAACGGCCCAGCGCCGAGAACCTCGCCCGCGGCCTGCGCGTCGTCGCCGAGGGCATCGGCGTGCACGCGAACTCCGCGCAGATCGCGGCGGCCGAGGGCGTCGCCGCACTGCTCGCCCCCGACCCGGCGCCGGCGGCCGTGCCGGGCTCGGCCGACCCCACCCAGGTGCTGCAGCACGGCGCGGCCCCGGGGGCGTACGACCCGAACGGCGCGACCAGCGTCCTGCCGCACACCGGCGCCCCCGGCATGCCGGGGGCCGCGGACCCCACGGCCGTACTGCCGAACACGGGCGGCCCCGGTGGACGGGGCGCCGCGGACCCGACGGCCGTCATGCCGCCGGTGCCGCCGGGACAGCCCGGTCAGCCCGGCCCGGAGGACCCGCACCCCTGGCAGAACCAGCTGCGTGCCGCCCGGGACCGCAACGAGCAGACGCAGGTCCAGTACCTAGACCCCAGCCAGGACCCGCTGCGCCGGCGCCCCCAGCGCCAGGTCGCCCGCCCGCAGCAGCAGCCCCAGCAGCCCCAACAGCAGCGCCCGCCGCAGGGCCGGCAGCAGGGCTACGGCCATCCGCAGCAGCACCAGCCGCAGCAGTACGCCCCGCAGCGTCAGCCGCAGCAGCAGCCCCAGCGGTACGCCCCGCCGCCCACGCCGGAGCCGCAGCGGCCCCAGCGCGAGCCGCGTCAGCCGCGCCAGCGCAGCGCCAACCCGATGCGGATCCCCGGCCTCGGCTGCCTCAAGGGATGCCTCTTCACGATCATCATCCTCTTCGTCGCGGGCTGGCTGGTCTGGGAGCTGAGCCCCTTGCAGGAGTGGATCGGCACGGGCAAGGGCTACTGGGAGCAGCTCAGCGACTGGTTCAGCACCGTGAGCGGGTGGATCGGAGACCTGGGCGGCTCGGGCGGAGGCTCGGGCACGAACTGA
- a CDS encoding serine/threonine-protein kinase — protein MARKIGSRYTANQILGRGSAGTVWLGEGPEGPVAIKLLREDLASDQELVGRFVQERTALLGLEHPNVVSVRDLVVDGNDLALVMDLVRGTDLRTRLDRERRLAPEAAVAIVADVADGLAAAHAAGVVHRDVKPENVLLDMQGPLGPGGSHPALLTDFGVAKLIDSPRRTRATKIIGTPDYLAPEIVEGLPPRAAVDIYALATVLYELLAGFTPFGGGHPGAVLRRHVTEAVAPLPGIPDELWQLIIQCLAKAPASRLRASELGVRLRELLPLVAGMPPLDVDEPDSEPAEDETPVTEEAAPAGERVRRRGAVPLVPGAKPADSNRDTHTSMRVPGPDELAGGARGTARVPRAAGAPRPGSARHRAVTRRRRVAVGAAAVALVAAAGVGAWLATSEDDAGATPQDTNNTAPATP, from the coding sequence TTGGCACGGAAGATCGGCAGCCGGTACACCGCCAACCAGATCCTGGGGCGGGGCAGCGCCGGCACGGTGTGGCTGGGCGAGGGGCCCGAGGGGCCCGTCGCCATCAAGCTGCTGCGCGAGGACCTCGCCTCCGACCAGGAACTCGTCGGACGCTTCGTGCAGGAGCGCACGGCCCTGCTCGGCCTGGAGCATCCGAACGTGGTCTCCGTGCGCGACCTCGTGGTCGACGGCAACGACCTCGCGCTGGTCATGGACCTGGTCCGAGGCACGGACCTGCGCACCCGACTCGACCGCGAGCGGCGACTCGCGCCCGAGGCGGCCGTGGCGATCGTCGCGGACGTCGCCGACGGGCTGGCGGCGGCGCATGCGGCCGGGGTCGTGCACCGGGACGTGAAGCCGGAGAACGTCCTGCTGGACATGCAGGGGCCGCTGGGGCCCGGGGGTTCCCATCCCGCCCTGCTGACGGACTTCGGCGTGGCGAAACTCATCGACTCGCCGCGCCGCACCAGGGCCACGAAGATCATCGGTACGCCTGACTACCTGGCCCCGGAGATCGTCGAAGGGCTGCCGCCGCGGGCCGCGGTCGACATCTACGCGCTGGCGACCGTCCTGTACGAGCTTCTCGCGGGCTTCACCCCCTTCGGCGGCGGCCACCCGGGCGCGGTGCTCCGCCGTCACGTCACGGAGGCGGTGGCGCCGCTCCCCGGCATCCCCGACGAGCTCTGGCAGCTGATCATCCAGTGCCTGGCGAAGGCACCGGCCTCGCGGCTGCGGGCGTCGGAGCTGGGGGTGCGGCTGCGGGAGTTGCTGCCGTTGGTGGCCGGGATGCCGCCCCTGGACGTGGACGAGCCGGACTCGGAGCCTGCGGAGGATGAGACTCCGGTCACCGAGGAGGCGGCGCCCGCGGGGGAGCGGGTGCGGCGGCGGGGCGCGGTCCCGTTGGTGCCGGGCGCCAAGCCGGCGGACTCCAACCGGGACACGCACACGTCGATGAGAGTGCCGGGGCCCGACGAACTGGCCGGGGGCGCGCGCGGTACGGCGCGGGTGCCTCGGGCAGCGGGCGCCCCGCGCCCAGGCTCCGCCCGCCATCGCGCCGTGACGCGGCGGCGCCGGGTGGCGGTGGGGGCGGCCGCGGTGGCGCTGGTCGCGGCGGCCGGGGTGGGCGCGTGGCTGGCGACGTCGGAGGACGACGCCGGGGCCACACCCCAGGACACGAACAACACGGCGCCGGCGACCCCGTAG
- the prfB gene encoding peptide chain release factor 2 translates to MAVVDVSEELKSLSSTMESIEAVLDLDKLRADIAVLEEQAAAPSLWDNPDEAQKITSKLSHLQAEVRKAEALRGRIDDLAVLFEMAEEEDDPDTRAEAESELTAVRKALDEMEVRTLLSGEYDSREALVNIRAEAGGVDAADFAEKLQRMYLRWAEQKGYKTEIYETSYAEEAGIKSTTFAVQVPYAYGTLSVEQGTHRLVRISPFDNQGRRQTSFAGVEILPVVEQTDHVEIDESELRVDVYRSSGPGGQGVNTTDSAVRLTHIPTGIVVSCQNERSQIQNKATAMNVLQAKLLERRRQEEQAKMDALKGDGGNSWGNQMRSYVLHPYQMVKDLRTEFEVGNPEAVFNGELDGFLEAGIRWRKQQEK, encoded by the coding sequence GTGGCAGTCGTCGATGTATCCGAAGAGCTCAAGTCCCTCTCCTCGACCATGGAGTCGATCGAGGCCGTTCTGGACCTCGACAAGCTGAGGGCAGACATCGCCGTGCTCGAGGAGCAGGCGGCCGCGCCGTCCCTGTGGGACAACCCGGACGAGGCGCAGAAGATCACCAGCAAGCTGTCCCACCTCCAGGCCGAGGTGCGGAAGGCCGAAGCCCTGCGTGGCCGGATCGACGATCTCGCCGTGCTGTTCGAGATGGCCGAGGAGGAGGACGACCCGGACACCCGTGCCGAGGCCGAGTCCGAGCTCACCGCCGTCCGCAAGGCGCTGGACGAGATGGAGGTGCGGACGCTCCTCAGCGGCGAGTACGACTCCCGGGAGGCGCTCGTCAACATCCGTGCCGAGGCGGGCGGCGTCGACGCCGCCGACTTCGCCGAGAAGCTGCAGCGGATGTACCTGCGCTGGGCGGAGCAGAAGGGCTACAAGACCGAGATCTACGAGACGTCGTACGCCGAAGAGGCCGGCATCAAGTCGACCACCTTCGCCGTGCAGGTGCCGTACGCCTACGGCACGCTCTCGGTCGAGCAGGGCACCCACCGGCTCGTGCGCATCTCCCCCTTCGACAACCAGGGGCGCCGCCAGACCTCCTTCGCGGGCGTCGAGATCCTTCCCGTGGTCGAGCAGACCGACCACGTCGAGATCGACGAGTCCGAGCTGCGCGTGGACGTGTACCGGTCGTCCGGTCCCGGCGGCCAGGGCGTCAACACCACCGACTCCGCGGTGCGCCTCACCCACATCCCCACCGGCATCGTCGTCTCCTGCCAGAACGAGCGGTCGCAGATCCAGAACAAGGCGACCGCGATGAACGTCCTCCAGGCCAAACTGCTCGAGCGGCGCCGTCAGGAGGAGCAGGCCAAGATGGACGCCCTGAAGGGCGACGGCGGCAACTCCTGGGGCAACCAGATGCGGTCGTACGTGCTGCACCCGTACCAAATGGTCAAGGACCTGCGTACCGAGTTCGAAGTCGGCAACCCCGAGGCCGTGTTCAACGGTGAGCTCGACGGGTTCCTGGAGGCCGGGATTCGCTGGCGCAAGCAGCAGGAGAAGTAA
- the ftsE gene encoding cell division ATP-binding protein FtsE — protein MIRLDNVSKVYPKQTRPALRDVSLEVEKGEFVFLVGSSGSGKSTFLRLILREERCTHGQVHVLGKDLARLSNWKVPQMRRQLGTVFQDFRLLPNKTVAENVAFAQEVIGKSRGEIRKSVPQVLDLVGLGGKEDRMPGELSGGEQQRVAIARAFVNRPKLLIADEPTGNLDPQTSVGIMKLLDRINRTGTTVVMATHDQNIVDQMRKRVIELEQGRLVRDQARGVYGYQH, from the coding sequence GTGATCCGACTCGACAACGTCTCCAAGGTCTACCCCAAGCAGACCCGCCCCGCACTCAGGGATGTGTCCCTGGAAGTGGAGAAGGGCGAGTTCGTGTTCCTCGTCGGGTCCTCCGGCTCCGGAAAGTCCACCTTCCTGCGACTGATCCTCCGCGAGGAGCGGTGCACCCACGGGCAGGTGCACGTCCTGGGCAAGGACCTCGCGCGCCTGTCCAACTGGAAGGTGCCGCAGATGCGCCGCCAGCTGGGGACCGTGTTCCAGGACTTCCGGCTGCTGCCGAACAAGACGGTCGCCGAGAACGTGGCCTTCGCGCAGGAGGTCATCGGCAAGTCGCGGGGCGAGATCCGCAAGTCCGTGCCGCAGGTGCTCGACCTCGTCGGGCTGGGCGGCAAGGAGGACCGGATGCCCGGTGAGCTCTCCGGTGGTGAGCAGCAGCGCGTGGCGATCGCCAGGGCCTTCGTCAACCGGCCCAAGCTGCTGATCGCTGACGAGCCCACCGGCAACCTCGACCCGCAGACCTCCGTCGGCATCATGAAGCTGCTCGACCGGATCAACCGGACCGGCACCACCGTGGTGATGGCGACGCACGACCAGAACATCGTGGACCAGATGCGCAAGCGCGTCATCGAGCTGGAGCAGGGCCGCCTCGTCCGCGACCAGGCGCGCGGCGTCTACGGCTACCAGCACTGA
- the ftsX gene encoding permease-like cell division protein FtsX, whose amino-acid sequence MRAQFVLSEIGVGLRRNLTMTFAVIVSVALSLALFGGSLLMSDQVSTMKGYWYDKVNVSVFLCNKSDAESDPNCAKGAVTDDQKKEILADLDKMTVVEKVVYESQDQAYKHYKEQFGDSPLAASLTPDQMQESYRIKLKDPEKYQVIATAFDGRDGVQSVQDQKGILDNLFGLLNGMNWAARAVMALMLVVALMLIVNTVRVSAFSRRRETGIMRLVGASGFYIQAPFIMEAAVAGLIGGSVACAFLVMARYFIIDHGLALSEKLTLINFIGWDAVLTKLPLILATSLLMPALAAFFALRKYLKV is encoded by the coding sequence ATGCGCGCCCAGTTCGTACTCTCCGAGATCGGTGTCGGTCTCCGCCGCAATCTGACGATGACCTTCGCCGTCATCGTCTCCGTCGCCCTGTCGCTCGCCCTGTTCGGCGGGTCGCTCCTGATGAGCGACCAGGTCAGCACCATGAAGGGCTACTGGTACGACAAGGTCAACGTCTCGGTGTTCCTCTGCAACAAGAGCGACGCCGAGTCCGACCCCAACTGCGCCAAGGGCGCGGTGACCGACGACCAGAAGAAGGAGATCCTCGCCGACCTGGACAAGATGACGGTCGTCGAGAAGGTCGTCTACGAGTCGCAGGACCAGGCGTACAAGCACTACAAGGAGCAGTTCGGCGACTCCCCGCTGGCCGCCTCGCTCACGCCGGACCAGATGCAGGAGTCGTACCGGATCAAGCTGAAGGACCCGGAGAAGTACCAGGTCATCGCGACCGCCTTCGACGGGCGCGACGGTGTGCAGTCGGTGCAGGACCAAAAGGGCATTCTGGACAACCTCTTCGGGCTGCTGAACGGCATGAACTGGGCCGCGCGGGCCGTGATGGCGCTGATGCTCGTGGTCGCGCTCATGCTGATCGTCAACACCGTGCGGGTGTCCGCGTTCAGCCGGCGGCGTGAGACCGGCATCATGCGGCTGGTCGGCGCCTCCGGCTTCTACATCCAGGCGCCGTTCATCATGGAGGCCGCGGTCGCCGGGCTCATCGGCGGGTCGGTCGCCTGCGCCTTCCTGGTGATGGCCAGGTACTTCATCATCGACCACGGTCTGGCCCTGTCGGAGAAGCTGACGCTGATCAACTTCATCGGCTGGGACGCGGTGTTGACAAAGCTGCCGCTCATCCTCGCGACGAGCCTGCTGATGCCCGCGTTGGCGGCGTTCTTCGCGTTGCGCAAGTATCTGAAGGTGTGA